The Colius striatus isolate bColStr4 chromosome 25, bColStr4.1.hap1, whole genome shotgun sequence region tccagctgaggcctcagcagggcagagcagagggggagcacaacctccctggccctgttgcccacactctccttgctgcccccaggctgccattggctcttgcCCATGAGGccatgttgctgctcagggtCAGTTTATTCTCACCCAGCACTCCTGATTCATGGTGGTTGGCTGCAAAGATCATCTCCCTTCCCATGGGGGCTGCTGTGagctgccccctgccctgcagcaccctgaAAGCTGTTGCTTGTCTAAGCTGCTCTGCTCCAAGCATTGAGGTTTTCCTTGAGGGAAGCCCCTTTGGTTCTTCCCatccttccagctgctgctctcctgcctgtCTCCTCAATGCCactgtctctttcttttcccagcaCTGTTGCTCCACAAGCCAAGAATCCTTCAGCCAGTTCCTGACTGCAGACCAGACTGACCCATCCTCTGCCAccttccccagcccagctctccaTTCTCCAGCCATGGGGAGGAGTGAAAAACCACCTGCTCCATCTGTGAAGCTGCACCCAAGcctctgcccacctctcccATCCCAGTgaaggtgctgagcagggaAATCCTGCCACTGAGGTCAGGTCTACCTTTGGGGAGTGCTTTGGGGAACCCTTCCCACAGCACTTTGCAGGATGGGGGTGGATCTGCATTTGTCCTTTCCACTTCTCCTCCATGGCACACTGCTGCAGGGTTGGTTTTCCTCTCTACCTCTTGGCCACAGAAATAgctcagaaaagaaaactggGTCTTGCTTTCAATGTTTCTGTGTGCAAATGTGATGTAGGCACACTCCAGCTTTGTGCAGGAGGCATTGTGCAAGGAGAGGTTTTCATCTGTGTGCCAAGGAGTTGGGTTTAGTGAGAACAATaataaagagaaggagaaaaccACAACAAGAAAGTTCTAAAAGCTCCCCTTGTTGTTTGCTtcaggctgggggaggggggtcaTGGAACCTCCTGTGTGTTTCAAAGGCCATGGAGCAAAACCAAGACATAGAGAGTTGGAGTCATTCAAATGAAGGAAGAAACTGTCCTGTTCTGCagaaaccccaaccaaaaaggACTTTCTTCAGCCCCTGTTAGCAGTGGGACAGGGAGCTGAACACAGAGCTCTGGAGGGCACTTTGAAAAGCAGCTTCAGGGTTCATCTCTCCTGGAAGCAACAGTTGTGTTCTGCTGGAGGAtttactgaggatgcagagaccAAAGAGATGGGGTTGTGCTGGGGAAAGCAGGTGTGTGCTGGGATAACACAGGGGAGAGGGTCAGTGGCTTCCCTTCACTCCCCAAAGTGCTTTGCTGGTTGTTGGATGATAAGGAATTGGGAGAGGAACTGAGCTTgtggctgctctgggcctgggcagagctggcagagtAAAGGAGCAAGGTGTGTGGAGCAAGGTGTGTGGAGCAAGGTGTGTTCCTGGCTGTGTTCCACAGAAACACCCCACTGCCTTCAGTCCTTGTGCCACTGCACACCCTGTCCCAGCCCTCTGCCTCCACCATCAGCACTGGGGGCACTCAGGTGATGCTCAGAGAGGTCCCACCACCCCTGAGCAAAGCCAAGGcttgagctgctccagcacaaacCCTTCCCTGCTGAGGGCTGCTGAAAGCCCTGCTCAGGCTGCAGTgctctgcccagggcaggggggTGCTGGTGCCCTCACAGCAGGCTCTGCCACCCCTCACCCACCCTCTGCACCTTGGTGCCATCTCTCTTGCTCCTCCATCACCTCCTGGGTTTCTTACACCTGCCAGGTTGGTTGGTGCAGTGCTGGCTCcaggggatggaggaggaaaggaggggcaggaggcagagcaacGAGCTGGGGTGTGCTGGAGTTAGATCTGTTGACAGAGCAGCTTCACTCACTGCTTCTCCCCCATGTGTTCCCCTTcctttgctgcagctgtgggggtCACCACTGCCAGCCTGGCCTTTGGTTGCAGGGTGACACATGCCAGGAGGGGCTGTGAGTTTGGGGCAAGTGGCCAAGTGGCTTTTGGCTGCTAGCAGAGGCGGCACCTCCTCAGTGAAAGAAGCAAAGAGcatcaggcagcagctgcacagagccctgggtaggagggagggaaaagcagctctgctgacatAGAACCTAGACTGAGCTTTAAACAGAGATGCAAATCTtggccctgctgcctgcagctccctggggatgagatgagatgagatgagtgGTGCCACTTGCCCTCACACCAGAGTGGAGTCCTTGGCCGTGGCTCCGGGTTTACGGGACAGCACGTTCCTCATCTCCCTGGTGACACCTtgccagggctcagcctgtgcctgcagcagccctggctctgcccaCAGTGTCCTGTGTCTCCTGGGCACATTGTAACTCTCCTTCtcagagcacagccctgggctaCCTGAGGAGGTGAgcttgctgctggctggagaaCCCAGCTGGGATTTCTGCTCcaggaaaggagggaaagagaatTCCCTGTGGATCTCAGGCCTGGGGCGAGGAGCAGCTTCATTCTTGTTGTTCAGGTCACTGGTGGAGGATTGGCCTTGCTGGGCTGAGTCATTCTCATACAGGGTGTGAGAGGCCCTGGAGCAGGAGCGCTGTGAGGCCCGGCCAGCACGGAGCAGGGCGTGTGTCACCGTCAGCACCAGCACCACGATGCCAGAGAAGAGGATGCAGGCACTGGCAATGGCAGCCTCCAgctcaaacagcagcagcatgtaaATGGCCAGAGCTGGAAGGAGAGCAcagaacagaatcatagagtcacagcatgctgggggttggagggacctgcagagctcatccagtgcaacccccagctgaagcagctcccacctagatcaggtcacacagggatgtgtccaggtggggttggaaacctcctgagaaggagcctccacaccctccctgggcagcctgggccagggctccctcacctcagcaccaaaggacttgctcctcctgtgccaggggcactgcctgtgtgccagcctgtgcctgttaccccttgtcctgccactggccaccatttgtccttgtgtttcaatggaactgtttgtgctccagctccaccccatcaccccttgtcctggcactgggtacaacacaaacaagtgctgccccaacctcctgacacccaccagtgagatattggtcatgagctcccccctcagtctcctcttctccagactgaacagccccaggtcccacagcctttcctcacaaggaagatgctccagtcccctcagcatcttggtgtccctgcactggcctctctccagcagttccctgtccctctggagctggggagcccagaactggccacaggactccagatgaggcctccccagggcagagcagagggggagcagaacctccctggccctgctgcccacactcttgctgcccccaggctgccattggctcttgcccatgaggccacgttgctgctcatgggcagttgattctcacccagcactcccaggtctctctcctgcagctgctccccagcaggtcacccccagcctgtgctggtgctgggcttgttcctccccagctgcaggactctgcacctaaagggtgggtggtgAGAGTTTGGGGCTAGCTTTTGTTGTGGGGTGCCCaatgccaggacaaggggtaacaggcacaggctggcacacaaaaagttccccttaaacacaaggagaagcctctttggtgctgaggtgagggagccctggcccaggctgcccagggaggttcttTAGGAGGTTctcaaacccatctggacacattcctgtgcctcctgaccATGAGGAACCAGCTTTAGGGCTGGATGATCTTCCAGTCCTCCTCActgtgtgattctctggttccactggcacaggaggagcaagtcctttggtgctgagctgagggagccctggcccaggctgcccagggagggtgtggaggctccttctcaggaggttcccaaccccccctggaaacattcctgtgccccctgagccaggggaagctgcttaaGCAGAGGTTttggctggatgagctctgcagagcccttcccacccccaccatcctCTGTTCTTGAGAAAGCAGAAGGACTAAAATGATGCATTAGAGCTGCACAGCTCAGTCCAGAGGAGCCctcctgagagctgggcaccCAAAACAGAAAGCACTGCTCTCTGGGAATGAGGTGGCAT contains the following coding sequences:
- the TMEM221 gene encoding transmembrane protein 221, which gives rise to MPASYPQRALTVLLLFGTLSAAVALLASSLIFQIPSGRPGPVVGPARGALPESAAAVLLPVSAVLAALCLVLNVSCLLLCLLHGYFSTELCRGQPGPDRADWFLLDSRTVRHAAVGFFCCGLSLYLTALAIYMLLLFELEAAIASACILFSGIVVLVLTVTHALLRAGRASQRSCSRASHTLYENDSAQQGQSSTSDLNNKNEAAPRPRPEIHREFSFPPFLEQKSQLGSPASSKLTSSGSPGLCSEKESYNVPRRHRTLWAEPGLLQAQAEPWQGVTREMRNVLSRKPGATAKDSTLV